Proteins encoded within one genomic window of Oryza glaberrima chromosome 12, OglaRS2, whole genome shotgun sequence:
- the LOC127758245 gene encoding wall-associated receptor kinase 2-like, protein MAKPVTTKHPAMQEALVLAMKVIPSIIFLAVAVQDAASSGYSLSLPGCPDKCGNVSIPYPFGVGPSCAATSISSYFNLTCNNTFNPPRPMVGDSEALVEVTDISLEHGEMRVLSPVYYICFTANTTFTKFTEGYELKHTPFLPSPSRNRFTVIGCNTLGLIGGYKGTVSHYVTGCYSYCESINSTSDGAPCAGMGCCEAAIPTDLTAWGAMFEMNQSKVWSFNPCFYAMVSEVGWYSFQQKDLVGHLGFIDDRAQRGAPVVADWAIRNGSCPEEGKGIPGDYACISANSYCMDANNGPGYLCQCSKGYEGNPYLLNGCQDVDECALRKQDPKYEDMYPCRKGICHNTPGGYLCKCKLGKRSDGTNYGCRPLRTTAEKVVIGTSVSAIALMALACVLAMQVQRKRHKKDKDEYFKQNGGLKLYDEMRSRKVDTIRILTEKDIKKATDNYSEDRVLGIGGHGMVYRGTLDDNKEVAIKKSKVINDEWREEFVNEIIILSQINHRNIVRLIGCCLDVHVPMLVYEFVSNGTLSEFLHGTDRRSSIPLDIRLKIATQSAEALAYLHSSTSRAILHGDFKSANILLDDQHNAKVADFGASALKSMNESEFIMFVQGTLGYLDPESFISHRLTDKSDVYSFGVVLLELMTRKRAIYANSINEKESLSYSFLLMFDQNIHRNMLDREIMDKETMVVLEKLSILAANCLRPRGDDRPTMKEVLECLQMIRRHPMHGASDHKGDSYAHHNYEGSPSMVVHLNETIYESIETSRLVDDLVR, encoded by the exons ATGGCAAAGCCAGTGACCACAAAGCACCCAGCCATGCAAGAAGCATTAGTCCTTGCAATGAAGGTCATACCAAGCATCATCTTCCTCGCAGTGGCAGTGCAGGATGCAGCTTCTTCTGGGTACAGTCTGTCGTTGCCAGGATGCCCTGATAAGTGCGGAAATGTTTCCATCCCCTACCCTTTTGGCGTCGGCCCCAGCTGTGCTGCAACCAGCATCAGCAGCTACTTCAATCTCACCTGCAACAACACCTTCAACCCACCACGGCCTATGGTTGGGGACTCTGAAGCACTCGTCGAGGTCACTGACATCTCACTGGAGCACGGCGAGATGCGGGTGCTCAGCCCTGTCTACTACATCTGCTTCACGGCAAATACCACGTTCACCAAGTTCACTGAAGGGTATGAGCTGAAGCACacacccttcctcccctccccgtcgCGCAACCGCTTCACAGTCATCGGTTGCAACACCCTGGGGCTCATCGGTGGCTACAAGGGAACCGTGAGCCACTATGTGACTGGTTGCTACTCCTATTGTGAGAGCATCAACAGCACATCTGATGGGGCGCCATGTGCAGGGATGGGCTGCTGTGAGGCCGCCATACCGACTGACCTCACCGCCTGGGGGGCGATGTTTGAGATGAACCAGAGCAAGGTATGGAGCTTCAACCCGTGTTTCTATGCCATGGTCAGTGAGGTTGGGTGGTACAGCTTCCAGCAGAAGGACCTTGTTGGCCACCTTGGGTTCATAGATGACAGAGCTCAGAGGGGAGCACCTGTTGTGGCTGATTGGGCCATTAGGAATGGCTCATGCCCGGAAGAGGGGAAAGGCATACCTGGTGATTATGCGTGCATCAGCGCAAACAGCTACTGCATGGACGCGAACAATGGTCCAGGGTACTTATGCCAGTGCTCCAAAGGGTATGAGGGCAACCCTTATCTTCTGAACGGCTGCCAAG ACGTGGATGAGTGCGCATTGCGTAAGCAAGATCCCAAGTATGAAGATATGTATCCATGCAGAAAAGGAATCTGCCACAACACACCAGGAGGATACTTATGCAAATGCAAGTTAGGGAAAAGATCTGATGGTACAAATTATGGATGCCGGCCTCTGCGCACTACAGCCGAGAAAGTGGTTATTG GCACCAGTGTTTCGGCCATTGCGCTAATGGCTTTGGCATGCGTGTTGGCCATGCAAGTACAAAGGAAAAGGCATAAGAAGGACAAAGATGAGTACTTCAAGCAAAATGGAGGTCTAAAGCTATATGATGAGATGAGATCAAGGAAGGTAGACACAATCCGCATACTCACTGAAAAAGATATAAAAAAGGCCACTGACAACTACAGTGAAGATCGAGTTCTTGGAATTGGAGGTCACGGAATGGTCTACAGAGGAACTTTGGATGACAACAAAGAGGTAGCCATAAAGAAGTCCAAAGTAATTAACGACGAATGGAGGGAAGAATTTGTCAATGAGATAATAATCTTGTCACAGATCAACCACAGAAACATTGTGAGGTTGATAGGATGTTGCCTGGATGTACATGTCCCCATGTTGGTCTACGAGTTTGTCTCCAATGGGACCTTGTCTGAGTTCCTCCATGGCACTGATCGTAGATCATCAATCCCCTTGGACATTCGCCTGAAAATAGCCACACAATCAGCAGAAGCTCTAGCATACCTGCATTCATCAACGTCTCGCGCGATCCTTCATGGAGATTTCAAATCGGCCAATATTCTTTTGGACGATCAGCACAATGCAAAGGTTGCAGATTTTGGGGCATCAGCACTGAAGTCCATGAACGAAAGTGAGTTCATCATGTTTGTCCAAGGAACTTTGGGTTACCTTGACCCGGAGAGCTTCATTAGCCACCGTCTAACTGACAAAAGCGACGTCTACAGTTTTGGGGTGGTTCTGCTGGAGCTGATGACAAGAAAGAGGGCAATCTATGCCAATAGCATCAATGAAAAGGAATCATTGTCCTATTCTTTTCTCCTGATGTTTGATCAGAACATTCACCGGAATATGCTGGACAGAGAAATTATGGATAAAGAAACCATGGTTGTGCTCGAGAAACTTTCCATTCTTGCCGCCAACTGCCTGCGACCAAGAGGAGATGACCGGCCAACAATGAAGGAAGTTTTAGAGTGCCTACAGATGATAAGGAGACACCCAATGCACGGCGCTAGTGATCACAAAGGAGACAGCTATGCACATCACAACTATGAAGGATCGCCATCAATGGTTGTTCACTTGAATGAGACCATATACGAGAGCATTGAAACGTCCAGATTGGTTGATGATCTTGTGAGATGA
- the LOC127756886 gene encoding protein kinase PINOID yields the protein MVAAVRAPVKPEMVELSPAAMERYSSDADTTAPNSSLSSAASSTGSLARCSSLSRLSFDCSPSAAVAAAATSCSPPRASVLLRPHRSGDVAWAAIRAASTTSAAPLGPRDFKLVRRIGGGDIGTVYLCRLRSSPERESPCMYAMKVVDRRAVARKQKLGRAAAEKRILRQLDHPFLPTLFADFDATPHFSCAVMEFCPGGDLHSLRHRMPSRRFPLPSARFYAAEVLLAIEYLHMMGIVYRDLKPENVLIRADGHIMLTDFDLSLQSTTSPSLDGDTDDEASGGASCFPDHLLRFKRRRNAVAAPRPRFVAEPVDARSCSFVGTHEYVAPEVASGGAHGAAVDWWAYGVFLYELIYGRTPFAGATNEATLRNIVRRPLAFPSGSGSCGPADADARDLIARLLAKDPAARLGSRRGAADVKSHPFFKSLNLALLRSSRPPVVPGAGAGAAPLHRSQSCKAAPTTPPPPTTTKPANATARFDLF from the coding sequence atggtggcggcggtgcgcgcGCCGGTGAAGCCGGAGATGGTGgagctctcgccggcggcgatggagaggTACTCCTCCGACGCCGACACGACGGCGCCGAACTCGAGCCTTagctcggcggcgagcagcaCGGGGAGCCTCGCGCGGTGCTCGAGCCTGTCGCGCCTGTCGTTCGACtgctcgccgtcggccgccgtggcggcggcggcgacgtcgtgctcgccgccgcgggcgtcgGTGCTGTTGCGGCCGCACAGGTCCGGCGACGTCGCGTGGGCGGCCATCCGCGCGGCGTCGACGACCTCCGCGGCGCCGCTAGGCCCGCGGGACTTCAAGCTCGTGCggcgcatcggcggcggcgacatcgggACGGTGTACCTGTGCCGCctccggagctcgccggagagggaGAGCCCGTGCATGTACGCGATGAAGGTGGTGGACCggagggcggtggcgaggaAGCAGAAGctggggcgcgcggcggcggagaagcggATCCTGCGGCAGCTGGACCACCCCTTCCTCCCCACCCTCTTCGCCGACTTCGACGCCACGCCGCACTTCTCCTGCGCCGTCATGGAGTTCTgccccggcggcgacctccaCTCCCTCCGCCACCGCATGCCGTCCCGCCGCTTCCCGCTCCCCTCCGCCCGCTTCTACGCCGCCGAGGTGCTCCTCGCCATCGAGTACCTCCACATGATGGGCATCGTCTACCGCGACCTCAAGCCCGAGAACGTCCTCATCCGCGCCGACGGCCACATCATGCTCACCGACTTCGACCTCTCGCTGCagtccaccacctcgccgtctCTCGACGGCGACACCGACGACGAGGCCAGCGGTGGCGCGTCCTGCTTCCCGGACCACCTCCTCCGGTTCAAGCGGCGGCggaacgcggtggcggcgccgcgcccgcgGTTCGTGGCGGAGCCGGTGGATGCGAGGTCGTGCTCGTTCGTGGGGACGCACGAGTACGTGGCCCCCgaggtggcgagcggcggcgcgcatgGCGCGGCCGTGGACTGGTGGGCGTACGGGGTGTTCCTCTACGAGCTCATCTACGGCCGCACGCCGTTCGCCGGCGCTACCAACGAGGCGACGCTCCGCAACATcgtccgccgcccgctcgccttcccctccggctccggctcgtgcggccccgccgacgccgacgcgcgcgACCTCATCGCCCGCCTCCTCGCCAAGgaccccgccgcccgcctcggctcccgccgcggcgccgccgacgtcaaGTCCCACCCCTTCTTCAAGTCCCTCAACCTCGCCCTCCTCCGTTCGTCGCGCCCGCCCgtcgtccccggcgccggcgccggcgccgcgccgctgcaccGGTCGCAGTCGTGCAAGGCGGCGccgacaacgccgccgccgccgacgacgacgaagccgGCGAACGCCACCGCGCGGTTCGACCTCTTCTGA
- the LOC127758244 gene encoding uncharacterized protein LOC127758244, with the protein MESLAHTAGHTPRRRGEVESPPAESGPPVRPFQDEATGMGPVVCLRWRLPPSWRRRRRSPEDQHFLAVAIGGGGRSLNRRREEETPPRPVVGEDAGAPAPKHCDLRRGYQIKASWLQAKGSNSKHFIFQEKKFNSNLRYRSMVNVAIFECDSVRIVNLDQLWQAQLLQNVLGVLKEALHQLQQTESVKLLAAS; encoded by the exons ATGGAGTCTCTCGCCCACACCGCCGGCCACAcaccgcggcggcgtggagaggtggagtcgccgccggcggaaAGCGGCCCCCCGGTCCGGCCCTTCCAAGACGAAGCCACGGGCATGGGTCCAGTGGTGTGCCTCAGGTGGCGGCTCCCTccttcgtggcggcggcggcggagatcacCGGAGGACCAGCATTTCTTGGCAGTCGCGATTGGTGGCGGCGGTCGCAGTTTGaatcggcggcgggaggaagagacgccgccgcggcctgtGGTGGGAGAGGACGCGGGCGCTCCAGCTCCAAAGCATTGCGACCTCAGGCGAGGTTATCAG ATCAAAGCATCGTGGCTGCAGGCTAAGGGGAGCAATTCAaagcattttatttttcag GAGAAGAAATTCAATTCAAACCTGCGCTACCGATCCATGGTCAATGTTGCTATCTTTGAATGTGATAGTGTGAGAATTGTTAATTTGGATCAGCTGTGGCAAGCACAACTGCTACAGAATGTGTTGGGTGTTCTGAAAGAGGCATTGCATCAGCTGCAGCAAACTGAAAGTGTCAAGTTACTTGCAGCAAGTTGA